The Haloplanus sp. CK5-1 genome segment CGTGTCACACGGGGGACCCGAGACCGTCACGGTCGACCCTATCAGTAGGTATTTACGGGGGAGATTCTAACGGCCCATAGAGCATGAAACGGTCGCGCCTCGTGCTGGCGTCGCTGCTTTCGGCGGTGGCACTCGCCCTCGCCGCCGATCCCGTGGCGGCCCAGAGTTCGGTGTCCGCAGAACTTATCAACCAGCTGAACAACAAACTGCTGTACATCGCCGTGCCGATCACCCTCCTCGTCGAGGGTATCCTCATCTACACGGTGTACCGGTTCAAGGACGCGGACGAAGCCAAGCCGACCCAGGAGAACCGTCGGCTGGAGATCACGTGGACGGTCGCCACGGCGATCATCCTGCTGTTCGTCGGTGTCGCCTCCTACGGCGTCCTCGCCAACGAGAACGTCACGTTTCAGGGAGACCAAGAGGAGATCGCTCCCGACGACGACGACGTCGTCGTCCAGATGGAGGCGTTCCAGTGGGGCTGGAGGGCGAGTTACCCACAGGAGGACGTCCAGATGTCGAGCACCGCGCCGACGGTGGTGATCCCGAAAGGACAGGACGTCTACTTCAACGTCACGTCGAGTGACGTGTTACACGCCTTCCACGTCCCCCAACTCGGTCTGAAACAGGACGCCATGCCCGGTCAGTCGAACGTCATCAAGACCGTCGCGCTGGAGGAGGGGACCTACCAGGGCTACTGTGCGGAGTTCTGTGGCGTCGCGCACTCGAAGATGTACTTCGAGATTCAAGTGGTCTCCCAGGAGGAGTACCAGTCGTTCCTCGACGAGCAGAGCGAGTCGTCGGGTGACATCGAAGCGGACGACGACGTGGTCCGCGAACACCACGAGTCGGTCGATCAGTCCGCGGTTCGGGCCTGAGCACAGCGAGACGCGGTCCGTCTTTCCTCCCCGTTCCGACCGTTCAGCACCGCCGGTCGACGATCCGGTCGACGATCCGTCCCGTCGAACAGAGTTCGTCCTCGCGTCCCTCGCGTTCGGACGCCCGCCTGACGTCGGCGTCGAGCCCCCGCGACCGGAGCGACTCCCGGAGGCGGTCCTCGTCGTGGTGTTGGTCGTGGCCGAGGACGATGACGTCCGGATCGATCCGCTCGATGGGGACGAAGATGTCTTCGGGGTGACCCAAGTGCGCTTCGTCGACGACGGCGAGGGCGTCGACCATCGCTCGGCGCTGGCGGTCCGAGAGGATCGGCGTCTCCTTGTGGGTGACGTTCCGACTCCGGGCGACGATGACGTGGAGGCGATCCCCCATCGCGGCGGCGTCCGAGAGGTAGTGAACGTGGCCGGGGTGGAGGATGTCGAACGTCCCCTGGGCGACGACTGTCGTCATGGGTCGCGGTCGAGGGCCTCCCTCGTGAGACGCGCCGCGGGGTGTCGTGGCCCCGGCCGACACAGTTGCTCGGAGACGATACGGACGACCAGGGGCGTCGGTTCGGCGGGTCCGGCGACGGATTCCGACCGGCAGAGCCGCATACACCGGGTCGGGTGCGTCGCCTTCTAAGGGTTCCGGATGGCACGCCGAGAACGGTCGCGCGTCGCTCGGCCACGAACCCGCCGATACGGATTCTGCAAGGCTTAACTTCGGTCACCCACCACAGCATAGTATGACCGCAGGGAATGCCGGGGATTCCGGCACCGACCGGGCGGACGATTCCCGCCCCACCGTCTACGACCTCGCACCCGACTGCACGACCGACGACGTCGCGGTCGGCGACAACTACCACGCCGTCGTCAACGGCGTCGTCGCCTACGGCGTCTTCGTCGACGTCTCCGACGAGGTGTCGGGGCTCGTCCACGAATCGAATCTGACCGGCGAGTACGACGTCGGCGACCGACTGCTCGTCAGACTCGACGAGATCCGCGAGAACGGCGACGTCGCCTTCACCGAGGCCGACGTCGACGACTACCGGACGGTCGCCGTCGACCACCGGCCCACGGTGACGCCCGTCGAGGACCTCGAGGTCGGCGAGACCGTCACGGTCGAGGGGACGGTCACTCAGATCAAGCAGACCGCGGGTCCGACCGTGTTCCGATGCTGTGACGCCACCGGGATCGTCGCCTGCACGGCGTTCGAGGAGGCCGGCGTGCGCGCACATCCGGAGGTCGAACTCGACGACGTGGTTCGGATCGCCGGGACGGTCGAGGAACACGAGGGAAGCCCCCAGATCGAGGTGGAGTCACTCTCGAAACTGACCGGCGACGACGCCGACGAGGTCCGTCAGCGAGTCGAGACGGGGCTGTCCGAGCGCGCCGCCCCGAACGACGTACCGGCGCTGGTCGAGTGGGACGCCTTCGACAAACTCCGGCCGGACCTCCAAGGCGTCGCCCGTCGCCTGCGACGGGCCGTCCTCGAGGGCCGCCCGATCCGGGTGCGTCACCACGCCGACGGCGACGGGATGTGTGCCTCTCTCCCCGTCCAGGTCGCGCTCGAACGCTTCATCCGGTCGGTCCACGACGACGACGACGCGCCCCGCCACCTCATCAAGCGACTGCCGAGCAAGGCCCCCTACTACGAGATGGAGGACGTGACCCGCGACCTCAACTTCGCGCTCGAAGGCCGGGAGCGACACGGACAACAACTCCCGCTGCTGCTCATGCTGGACAACGGGAGCACCGAGGAGGACGTCCCCGCATACGAGAACCTGGCCCACTACGACGTTCCCATCGTCGTCGTCGACCACCACCACCCCGATCCCGAGGCGGTGAACGACCTGCTCGACGCCCACGTCAACCCCTACCTCCACGGCGAGGACTACCGCATCACGACCGGGATGATGTGTGTCGAACTCGCACGGATGATCGACCCGGGGATGACCGACGAACTCCAGCACGTCCCCGCAGTCGCGGGACTGGCCGACCGGTCGAAGGCGGAGACGATGAGCGACTTCGTCGACCTGGCGAGCGAGGCGGGCTACGACCGTGGGGATCTGGTTCGGATCGGCGAGGCGCTCGACTACGCCGCCCACTGGCTCCGCTACAGCGAGGGCAAGACGCTCGTCAGCGACGTGCTCAACGTCGACTGTGACGACGAACACCGCCACGAGGAACTCGTCGACTTCCTCGCGGACCGAGCGGAGCGCGACATCGACCGCCAACTCGCCGCGCTGGACCCGCACGTCGAACACGAACGGCTGGACAACGACGCCCACCTCTACCGGGTCGACCTCGACGACTTCGCCCACCGCTTCACCTACCCCGCTCCGGGGAAGACGACCGGCAACCTCCACGACCGCAAGGTCGAGGAGACGGGGGACCCAGTCATCACCATCGGTTACGGCCCCGACTTCGCCGTCCTCCGGTCCGACGGCGTCCGCCTCGACATCCCCGAGATGGTCTCCGAACTCAACGAAGAGGTCGTGGGCGGCGGCGTCTCAGGCGGTGGCCACCTCGTCGTCGGCTCCATCAAGTTCGTGAAGGGGATGCGCGGCGAGGTGATCGACGCGCTGGTGGAGAAGATGGCCGACGCCGAACTCGACGAGGCGCTGTCGAGCGCGACGGTGCTCGACACCTAGTCGAACCGGACCGTCTTCCGCGCGACCACGACCGCGAGGACGAGCGCCGCGGCCGCGCCGGCGACGACGATCCACGTCGTCCGGTCGGTTCCCGTGTTGCCCCGCCAGTCGGCTTCGAACGCCTCGCGGAAGTGCGCCGCAAGGCGGTCGCTCCGGACGGCGACCGACACCTCACGGTTCTCCGAGACCGCGTTCTCGTTCCAGTTGAGACTCCCGACCACGACGACGTCGTCGGCGACGACGCCCTTCGCGTGAATCTTCTCGAACCGGCCGCCGGGCTCCGCGACCCGTGCGGACAGCGGCAGGTCGCGTCGCTCGGCGACGCCGTTCAGCCAGTCGACGAGGGCAGCGTTCTCCTCGGTGACGTACCACGATCCCGAGAGGAGGATCCGGACCTCGACCCCCCGCTCGGCGGCACGGATCGTCGCCCGGAGGAGTGGGCCGTCACGACGCCCGACGGAGGGCTGGATCACGTCGACGCGGTTCTCGGCGGCGTCGATGGTGTCGACCAGCCCCGACTCCGCGTTACCCGGGGCCGTGAGCACCCGAACCGACGAGGCCGTCGCCGTGGTCGGATCGATTCGCGAGGGGTAACGTCCCTCGGCGGGTGGGTCGTCCTCGGACACGCTCCCCCGTCGGTAGCGCCGCCAGGGAATCCCGTCCCGCCACCCGGCGTCGGCCCGGAAGAGACCGGCGAGGTCGGCCGCGACGACGGGGGAGTCGACGACGACGCCCCACCCGCGACTACTCCGGCCACCGACGCCGGCCGGTTTCCAGTTTTCCGTCATGACGAGCGCCCGGTCGTCGACGACGGCGTACTTGGGGTGGTAGTAGTCGAACCGGGCACCGGGACCGCCGAGGACGGTCACCTCGACGCCGGCGTCGGCGAGTCGGTCGAGCGCGGCCATCCCTCGCGCCGAGCGACCGCCGACCGGATCGGCGTCCACGAGGACGGCCACCTCGACACCGCGGCGGTTGGCGGCGACGAGGGCGTCGACCACCCGTTCGCTGGTGAGCGTGTAGCCGGCGAGCAGGACGCGACTCCGGGCATCGCGGAGCGTCTCCACGGGGAGATCAGGCGAGTCGGGGAGGAGAAAGCCGGTGACGTTCGCGCGACCGTACGTGTGGACACGCCGTGGATCGATCCCGACGGGTCGCCACCGGCGGCCGTCGTCGGTCCGGACGAGGCGCTCGCCTTCGGGTGCGTCGCGGTAGTCGAGGCGGGCGACGACGGCGCCGTCCCGCCGGAGGCGGAGCCGTTCGCCGCCGTTAGCAAGCGAGAGTTCGGGGGCTTCGACCGCGGGCGCGTCGGTCAACCGGCGCGTCCTGTTGGGGTCGGCGCTGAGCGCGAACTCGGAGGCGGGACGATCCGCGGGGAGGGGGACGACCGTCTCGCCGTCACCGAGCGTCCAGTTCGCCGTCGACCGCGGCGGGACGCGAACGACGACGAACTCGCCGGCGTCGCCGTCGGCGACGGGGTTGGGGACGGCGGTGACGACGGCCGGATCGACCCCGGTCTCGTTCCCACCCTCGGCACCGGTCGCGACCGGCGCGGGTACGACGGAGAGGACGACGAGTGCGATCGAGAGCGTGACGACGGACCAGTGGTGGCGTGACACGGCGGTCGTGGCCGCGCCATCGGGCATAAACGTCCGGAGGATTTTTGTCCGAGTCCGTCGCGGTGTGTCCATGGTCGCTGTCGCGAACGCGCTCCGGTTGCTGGGGTCCGCGCTCGGTGCGCTCGGCGGCGCACTGGTGTTCGTCGAGTTCTTCCAGATGCCGAGTTACGTCGAGTACAACGAGGAGTTTCAGGATTACCGCATCGACACGGCCCAGTCGGACGTCCGAGAACACACGTGGGCGGGACGGGTCGGTGGATTCTGTCTCGCACTCGGATTTTCGTTGCTGTTCGTGGCGACGCTCCTGGGGTAGCGCCCACGAATCGTCAGTCGCGTCGTCGTCTTCGCGGTTCGGGGGCGACTTCGGACCGGGTGGGACGACACGACGGTGGCGATAGTCGACGCGTCCCGGTGACGGGGTGTCGCTTAGGCCGACAGGCGCGCCATCTCGTCGTCGGTGAGGTCGAGGGTGGCGGCCGCGACGTTCTCCTCGAGGTGATCGACACTCGACGTGCCGGGGATGGGGAGTACGACGGGTGACCGCTCCAGGAGCCACGCGAGCGCCACCTGTCGACGCGTGGCGCCGTGGGCGGCGGCCACCTCGTCGAGGACGTCCGCTTTCGCCCCGAGGTCGCCACCGCCGAGCGGGAAGTAGGGGACGAAGCCGATGCCGTCCTCCTCGCAGGCGTCGAGCACGTCGTCGTGGGTGCGGTCGGCGACGCTGTACTCGTTTTGCACCGTCGCCACGGGAACGACGTCCCGGGCGCGGTCCAACTGGTCGACGGAGACGTTGCTGACGCCGACGTGGTCGATCAGGCCACGGTCGCGGAGCTCCGCGAGCGCGGCCATCGACTCCTCGATGGGGACGTCGCCGTCGGGGGCGTGGTACTGGTACAGGTCGAGGGTGTCGACCCCGAGACGGTCGCGGCTACACAACGCGGCGTTCCGGAGGTAGTCGGGGTCGCCGTGGCGGAGCCAGTCGCCGTCGGGGGAGCGAAGGAGCCCACCCTTCGTGGCGACGACTGCGTCTTCGGGCGTGCCGGCCTCGCGGAGCAGCCGCTCGCTGGTCCCCGGACCGTACGAGTCCGCGGTGTCGACGAAGTCGACGCCGAGTTCGACCGCACGGTCGAGAACGCGACGCGCCTCGTCGGGGTCGTCGGGAGCGCCGAGGACGCCCTCGCCGGTGATGCGCATCGCCCCGAAGCCGAGGCGGTGGACCGTCAACTCGCCGCCGATGTCGAAAGTGTCACAGGTTTCGTCGAGCGGTCGCATGGCTCCCGTTCGGCGCCCACCCGGTTATACCTCTCGTCGGCCGCGACCGGACCGTGGGCGACGGAACCGGACGACGACGTCGGTCCCGCGTGGCTCGGCGTCGTACACGTCGAGTTCGCCGCCGTAGTGGTCCATCAGCGTCTTCACCAGAGCGATGCCGCGTCCCTCGCCCGACTCGACGGACGACTCGAACAGGTTCGTCTTCACCTCGTCCCGGATGCCCGGGCCGTCGTCTACGACGTGGACCGAGACGGTCCGTGGCGTCGACTCGACCGAGACGGTGACGGTCGGCGCCGCCGAGTCGTTGTGTTCGACCGCGTTCTGGAGTAGGTTCGAGAACACCGCGGAGACGGCGTCGGTCGCCATCACGTACAGTTCGGACGGGACGTCCACCTCGAAGGTCGCCGCTTCGTGTGTCGACTGCACGTCTTCGACCTCCCTGAGTACGACCGTCGAGACGTCCATCGGCGCGGGTGAGTGCCGTCCGGAGAACACGTCGCACAGTTGCTTCACGTCCTCGATGAGCGACGCGATCGCGTCGCTCCGGCGCTCGATCGGTTCGAGGTACGTCTCGTCGGCGTCGGATCGCTGGGCGAGCAGATTCGTGTACCCTTGGATCACCTGTGTCGCGTTCAACACGTTGTGTCGGAGGTAGCTGTTCAGGAAGACCAGTGCGTCGCGGCGGCGGCCGGACTCGCGGGCCGTCCGGGTGGCCCGAGCGTAGTAGACGCCGGCGATACCGCCGGCGATACCGCCGCCGCCGGCCATGGCGGTGACGACGAGCGCGGCCCCCGCGACGGGGCGACCCTGCGCGAGTCTGAGGCCGACCGTCAGCGCCGACAGGGTGGCGAAGCCGGCCATCCCACCGAGACACCACCTGACGACGGTCCAGACGTCTTCGAGGGGGAGACTGCTCGCCGCGAGCCACCGGCTCAGTGCCACCAGCCCGGCGGCGAGGACCAGGAGGAGACCGAGCGACCCGACCGTCGCGGGACCGACGCCGACGCGCGAGACGTCGTCGAGGAAGGCGGCGACGGAGACGACGCCGAGGACGACACCGAGCGTCACGACCAGCGTGGGGGCGTGGTCGGCGAGTCGCCGTTCCCACCCCAATCGATCCATACCTTCGCATCGTCGACCACCTACAAAACGATTGCCCGTCCCGAACCGATCGGACGACGTGACTGGGATGAGACGGATCGTCGGGGGTTTACACGTCCGGAGGCCGAACCGAGCGGCATGACCGCGCCGACACGGCAGAACCGTCTCGACGAGGAGGCCAGCCCGTATCTCGAACAGCACGCCGACAACCCGGTCAACTGGCAACCGTGGGACGACGACGCGCTCTCGGCGGCGCGGGACTACGACGTACCGATCTTCCTCTCGGTCGGCTACGCCGCCTGTCACTGGTGTCACGTCATGGAGTCGGAGAGCTTCGAGGACGAGGAGGTGGCGGCGGTGCTCAACGAGGAGTTCGTGCCGATCAAGGTCGACCGGGAGGAGCGTCCCGACCTCGACAGCGTCTACCAGACCATCTGCCAACTCGTCTCGGGCGGTGGTGGCTGGCCCCTCTCGGTCTTCCTCACGCCGGAGGGGAAGCCCTTCTACGTCGGGACCTACTTCCCGCGGGAGCCGAATCGCGGACGACCGGGATTTCTGCAACTGCTGGAGGACGTGTCGAACTCGTGGGCGGAGGACCGCGAGGAGATAGAGAACCGCGCCGACCAGTGGACGGCCGCGATCACGGACGAACTCGAATCGACGCCCGACGATCCGGGCGACCCCCCGGAGTCCGACACCTTGGAGACGGCGACGGCGGCGGCGGTCCGGAGCGCCGACCGCACTCACGGCGGCTTCGGCTCCGGCGGGCCGAAGTTCCCCCAACCTCGACGCGTCGACCTGTTGCTCCGGGCGGCGGCCCTCGACGGCGACGAGGCGGCCGGCGAGGTGGCCGGCGAAGCGCTCGACGCCATGGCCGCGGGCGGCCTCTACGACCACGTGGGCGGCGGCTTCCACCGGTACGCCACGGACCGCGACTGGACGGTGCCCCACTTCGAGAAGATGCTCTACGACAACGCCGAACTCCCGCGGCTCTACTTCTCGGCCGCGGCGGCGACGGGGGCGGACCGGTACGCCCGGGTCGCCGCGGAAACCGTCGCCTTCCTCGAACGCGAACTCCGCCACCCCGACGGAGGGTTCTTCAGTACGCTCGACGCTCAGAGCCGCCCGCCAGCGTCCCGCTTGGACGAGGGCGAGGAGGCCGAGGACGCGGAGGGGGCGTTCTACGTCTGGACGCCCGAGGAGGTCGGCGAGGCCGTCGCGGACGCTGACGT includes the following:
- a CDS encoding adenylyltransferase/cytidyltransferase family protein — encoded protein: MTTVVAQGTFDILHPGHVHYLSDAAAMGDRLHVIVARSRNVTHKETPILSDRQRRAMVDALAVVDEAHLGHPEDIFVPIERIDPDVIVLGHDQHHDEDRLRESLRSRGLDADVRRASEREGREDELCSTGRIVDRIVDRRC
- the coxB gene encoding cytochrome c oxidase subunit II, with protein sequence MKRSRLVLASLLSAVALALAADPVAAQSSVSAELINQLNNKLLYIAVPITLLVEGILIYTVYRFKDADEAKPTQENRRLEITWTVATAIILLFVGVASYGVLANENVTFQGDQEEIAPDDDDVVVQMEAFQWGWRASYPQEDVQMSSTAPTVVIPKGQDVYFNVTSSDVLHAFHVPQLGLKQDAMPGQSNVIKTVALEEGTYQGYCAEFCGVAHSKMYFEIQVVSQEEYQSFLDEQSESSGDIEADDDVVREHHESVDQSAVRA
- a CDS encoding aldo/keto reductase codes for the protein MRPLDETCDTFDIGGELTVHRLGFGAMRITGEGVLGAPDDPDEARRVLDRAVELGVDFVDTADSYGPGTSERLLREAGTPEDAVVATKGGLLRSPDGDWLRHGDPDYLRNAALCSRDRLGVDTLDLYQYHAPDGDVPIEESMAALAELRDRGLIDHVGVSNVSVDQLDRARDVVPVATVQNEYSVADRTHDDVLDACEEDGIGFVPYFPLGGGDLGAKADVLDEVAAAHGATRRQVALAWLLERSPVVLPIPGTSSVDHLEENVAAATLDLTDDEMARLSA
- a CDS encoding phospholipase D-like domain-containing protein, which codes for MSRHHWSVVTLSIALVVLSVVPAPVATGAEGGNETGVDPAVVTAVPNPVADGDAGEFVVVRVPPRSTANWTLGDGETVVPLPADRPASEFALSADPNRTRRLTDAPAVEAPELSLANGGERLRLRRDGAVVARLDYRDAPEGERLVRTDDGRRWRPVGIDPRRVHTYGRANVTGFLLPDSPDLPVETLRDARSRVLLAGYTLTSERVVDALVAANRRGVEVAVLVDADPVGGRSARGMAALDRLADAGVEVTVLGGPGARFDYYHPKYAVVDDRALVMTENWKPAGVGGRSSRGWGVVVDSPVVAADLAGLFRADAGWRDGIPWRRYRRGSVSEDDPPAEGRYPSRIDPTTATASSVRVLTAPGNAESGLVDTIDAAENRVDVIQPSVGRRDGPLLRATIRAAERGVEVRILLSGSWYVTEENAALVDWLNGVAERRDLPLSARVAEPGGRFEKIHAKGVVADDVVVVGSLNWNENAVSENREVSVAVRSDRLAAHFREAFEADWRGNTGTDRTTWIVVAGAAAALVLAVVVARKTVRFD
- a CDS encoding ATP-binding protein, encoding MDRLGWERRLADHAPTLVVTLGVVLGVVSVAAFLDDVSRVGVGPATVGSLGLLLVLAAGLVALSRWLAASSLPLEDVWTVVRWCLGGMAGFATLSALTVGLRLAQGRPVAGAALVVTAMAGGGGIAGGIAGVYYARATRTARESGRRRDALVFLNSYLRHNVLNATQVIQGYTNLLAQRSDADETYLEPIERRSDAIASLIEDVKQLCDVFSGRHSPAPMDVSTVVLREVEDVQSTHEAATFEVDVPSELYVMATDAVSAVFSNLLQNAVEHNDSAAPTVTVSVESTPRTVSVHVVDDGPGIRDEVKTNLFESSVESGEGRGIALVKTLMDHYGGELDVYDAEPRGTDVVVRFRRPRSGRGRREV
- a CDS encoding DHH family phosphoesterase, with translation MTAGNAGDSGTDRADDSRPTVYDLAPDCTTDDVAVGDNYHAVVNGVVAYGVFVDVSDEVSGLVHESNLTGEYDVGDRLLVRLDEIRENGDVAFTEADVDDYRTVAVDHRPTVTPVEDLEVGETVTVEGTVTQIKQTAGPTVFRCCDATGIVACTAFEEAGVRAHPEVELDDVVRIAGTVEEHEGSPQIEVESLSKLTGDDADEVRQRVETGLSERAAPNDVPALVEWDAFDKLRPDLQGVARRLRRAVLEGRPIRVRHHADGDGMCASLPVQVALERFIRSVHDDDDAPRHLIKRLPSKAPYYEMEDVTRDLNFALEGRERHGQQLPLLLMLDNGSTEEDVPAYENLAHYDVPIVVVDHHHPDPEAVNDLLDAHVNPYLHGEDYRITTGMMCVELARMIDPGMTDELQHVPAVAGLADRSKAETMSDFVDLASEAGYDRGDLVRIGEALDYAAHWLRYSEGKTLVSDVLNVDCDDEHRHEELVDFLADRAERDIDRQLAALDPHVEHERLDNDAHLYRVDLDDFAHRFTYPAPGKTTGNLHDRKVEETGDPVITIGYGPDFAVLRSDGVRLDIPEMVSELNEEVVGGGVSGGGHLVVGSIKFVKGMRGEVIDALVEKMADAELDEALSSATVLDT